In Erythrobacter sp. F6033, a single genomic region encodes these proteins:
- a CDS encoding CoA-acylating methylmalonate-semialdehyde dehydrogenase, with amino-acid sequence MRQVDHFIVGDSPAPTRKHQIWNPSTGEVQAEVPLAGASLLDQAVETAKKVQPEWAATNPQKRARVMFKFKELIEANMQSLAELLSSEHGKVVDDAKGDVQRGLEVIEYACGIPQVLKGEFTQGAGPGIDVFSMRQPLGIGAGITPFNFPAMIPMWMFGMACAAGNAFILKPSERDPSVPVRLAELFVEAGAPEGLLQVVHGDKEMVDAIIDHPDIPAISFVGSSDIAQYIYSRGTANAKRVQAFGGAKNHGIVMPDADLDQVVNDLTGAAFGSAGERCMALPVVVPVGEDTANRLREKLIPAINALRVGVSNDPDAHYGPVVTPEHKARVEQWITTAEEEGSEIVIDGRGFTLQGHEDGFFVGPTLIDGVTEQMKSYQEEIFGPVLQIVRAKDFEDAVRLPSEHQYGNGVAIFTRNGHAAREFASRVQVGMVGVNVPIPVPVSYHSFGGWKRSGFGDIDQYGTEGLAFWTKNKKVTQRWPDGGGDGSNAFIIPTMG; translated from the coding sequence ATGCGCCAGGTTGATCACTTCATCGTCGGAGACAGCCCTGCCCCCACGCGCAAGCACCAGATATGGAACCCGTCGACTGGCGAAGTTCAGGCCGAGGTTCCGCTGGCTGGCGCATCCCTGCTCGATCAGGCTGTAGAAACGGCGAAAAAAGTCCAGCCGGAATGGGCCGCGACCAACCCGCAGAAACGCGCCCGTGTGATGTTCAAGTTCAAAGAGCTGATCGAAGCGAACATGCAGAGCCTCGCCGAGCTGCTTTCCTCCGAGCACGGCAAGGTTGTCGACGATGCCAAAGGCGACGTCCAACGTGGGCTTGAAGTGATCGAGTATGCCTGCGGCATCCCGCAGGTCTTGAAGGGCGAATTCACACAAGGCGCAGGGCCGGGCATTGATGTTTTCTCGATGCGTCAACCGCTCGGCATCGGCGCGGGCATCACCCCGTTCAACTTTCCCGCAATGATCCCGATGTGGATGTTCGGCATGGCCTGCGCAGCGGGCAACGCCTTCATCCTGAAACCGTCCGAGCGCGATCCAAGCGTGCCCGTGCGCCTCGCCGAACTGTTCGTTGAAGCGGGCGCTCCTGAAGGTCTGCTGCAAGTGGTCCACGGTGACAAAGAAATGGTCGACGCGATTATCGATCACCCAGATATTCCAGCGATCAGCTTCGTCGGATCGTCCGACATCGCGCAATATATCTACTCGCGCGGCACGGCCAATGCGAAGCGCGTGCAGGCATTTGGCGGCGCGAAAAACCACGGCATTGTCATGCCCGATGCCGATCTCGATCAGGTTGTGAATGACCTGACTGGCGCCGCGTTCGGCTCCGCAGGTGAGCGCTGCATGGCTCTGCCCGTCGTCGTGCCGGTTGGCGAAGACACCGCCAACCGCCTGCGCGAAAAACTGATCCCGGCGATCAACGCATTGCGCGTTGGCGTCTCCAACGATCCCGATGCCCATTATGGCCCGGTTGTCACCCCTGAGCACAAAGCCCGCGTCGAACAATGGATCACCACTGCCGAGGAAGAGGGCAGCGAGATCGTAATCGATGGTCGCGGCTTTACGCTGCAAGGACATGAGGACGGCTTCTTTGTCGGCCCGACCCTAATCGATGGCGTCACCGAGCAGATGAAAAGCTATCAGGAAGAAATCTTTGGCCCCGTGCTTCAGATCGTACGCGCCAAAGACTTCGAAGATGCTGTGCGTCTGCCGAGCGAGCATCAATACGGCAACGGTGTCGCGATCTTCACCCGCAACGGCCACGCCGCGCGCGAATTTGCAAGCCGCGTTCAGGTCGGCATGGTCGGCGTGAACGTGCCAATCCCTGTACCAGTCAGTTATCACAGCTTTGGCGGGTGGAAGCGGTCAGGCTTTGGCGATATCGATCAATACGGTACAGAAGGCCTCGCGTTCTGGACGAAGAACAAGAAAGTCACCCAGCGCTGGCCCGATGGCGGCGGCGATGGATCGAACGCCTTTATCATTCCAACCATGGGGTAA
- a CDS encoding enoyl-CoA hydratase, which yields MFTTETNNTVLAAVFSLSISAVLFATAVVPASPSLFA from the coding sequence ATGTTCACTACCGAAACCAACAACACCGTTCTCGCAGCCGTATTTTCGCTCAGCATTTCTGCGGTTCTTTTTGCCACTGCCGTCGTCCCAGCCAGCCCAAGCCTTTTCGCTTAA
- a CDS encoding enoyl-CoA hydratase has protein sequence MTNTDTNSTVLAAIFSLSISAILFATAIVSASPGVFA, from the coding sequence ATGACCAACACAGACACCAATTCGACCGTCCTCGCAGCCATTTTCTCGCTCAGCATTTCGGCCATTCTCTTCGCCACGGCGATTGTCTCGGCCAGCCCAGGCGTTTTCGCCTGA
- a CDS encoding SDR family oxidoreductase: MKLETGMAAVVTGGASGLGRASAAALAKKGMKVAIFDINDEAGEEHAKAIGGTFHHVDIMDEESVEAGFAAARAANGQERVTVHCAMASKRGKTIGFDKTAGGYKRLSTEDYEFGAQGILVASYRIASISALGMANSDPVNDDGERGSITLTASVAAQDGQIGQTIYGSCKSGVNGMVLPMARDLMDLGIRVNSVMPGIFATPLMLGMKDRNPQMWDQLNASVPFPKRLGEPEEFASLICEIAGNSYINGHQFRLDGAIRMPPK, from the coding sequence ATGAAATTGGAAACAGGCATGGCGGCCGTCGTAACAGGCGGAGCATCGGGACTTGGCCGGGCCAGCGCGGCGGCGCTTGCGAAAAAAGGCATGAAAGTCGCGATTTTCGACATCAATGATGAAGCTGGGGAAGAACACGCAAAAGCTATCGGCGGCACGTTCCATCATGTCGACATCATGGATGAAGAGAGCGTCGAAGCGGGCTTTGCTGCAGCGCGCGCTGCCAATGGTCAGGAGCGTGTGACAGTACACTGCGCGATGGCTTCGAAACGCGGCAAGACCATCGGGTTTGATAAAACAGCGGGCGGCTACAAACGGCTTTCAACCGAGGATTACGAGTTCGGCGCGCAAGGCATTCTGGTCGCGAGTTATCGGATCGCCAGCATCTCCGCCTTGGGGATGGCAAACTCCGATCCGGTCAATGATGATGGGGAACGAGGATCAATCACGCTCACCGCGAGCGTCGCGGCGCAGGACGGCCAAATCGGCCAGACAATTTATGGAAGCTGTAAATCGGGCGTGAACGGCATGGTTCTGCCGATGGCGCGCGATCTGATGGATTTGGGCATTCGGGTGAACTCCGTGATGCCCGGCATTTTTGCGACGCCTTTGATGCTGGGAATGAAAGATAGAAATCCGCAGATGTGGGATCAGTTGAACGCTAGTGTGCCCTTCCCAAAACGCCTTGGCGAGCCCGAAGAGTTTGCGTCTCTCATTTGTGAGATTGCTGGCAATTCGTATATTAACGGCCATCAATTCAGGCTGGACGGCGCGATTAGAATGCCGCCCAAATAA
- a CDS encoding DNA starvation/stationary phase protection protein — protein sequence MLDPNNNSKTALIAEINGLLADHFALYVKTKNFHWHVKGPRFRDLHLLFDEQAIEIRDQIDVIGERARKLGGDTITSVGMIAEHTQVKNQDSATLSAEDMVAELRDDNAKMVERLKAMKELAEQAGDNATDGLLDDWTDMAEERVWFLTSTLG from the coding sequence ATGCTTGATCCAAACAACAACTCGAAAACTGCTCTCATCGCTGAAATCAATGGTCTACTGGCCGATCACTTTGCGCTCTATGTGAAGACGAAGAACTTTCATTGGCATGTGAAGGGGCCGCGTTTCCGCGACCTACACTTGCTGTTTGACGAGCAGGCTATTGAAATTCGCGACCAAATCGATGTCATTGGTGAGCGCGCCCGCAAACTGGGCGGCGACACGATTACATCGGTAGGAATGATTGCCGAGCACACGCAGGTGAAGAACCAAGACAGCGCGACGCTGAGCGCGGAAGATATGGTTGCCGAACTTCGCGACGATAATGCGAAAATGGTTGAGCGTCTTAAGGCGATGAAGGAATTGGCCGAACAGGCAGGCGACAACGCCACCGACGGTCTGCTGGATGACTGGACCGACATGGCGGAAGAACGCGTGTGGTTCCTGACATCAACGCTCGGATAA
- a CDS encoding 6-phosphogluconolactonase encodes MDQIDFIPDMDAAEIADRLAAYLEWALDASDADLTIAVPGGSTPFPIFEELVTRDLDFTRLIVWPTDDRIVPEDHEASNTGKMRAIFEPVGAQVVGLHEDAEMPEFALVWLGMGADGHIASLFPNTDPQPDDARAVRRITPDPLPPEAPFDRITLTIPALLNCPSIIFVIRGDEKRAVFDAAAAGDSDLPVARLLAQAKTWEPEAPRITCFT; translated from the coding sequence ATGGACCAGATAGATTTCATTCCCGACATGGATGCTGCAGAGATCGCAGACAGGCTCGCTGCGTATTTGGAGTGGGCATTGGATGCGAGCGACGCCGATCTTACCATTGCGGTACCGGGCGGTTCGACACCGTTTCCGATATTCGAAGAGCTTGTGACGCGCGATCTCGATTTTACGCGCCTGATTGTCTGGCCCACGGATGACAGGATTGTTCCTGAAGATCACGAGGCATCAAACACCGGCAAAATGCGCGCGATTTTTGAACCTGTCGGTGCGCAAGTGGTTGGCCTGCACGAAGATGCAGAAATGCCCGAATTTGCGTTGGTTTGGCTGGGTATGGGGGCGGACGGACACATCGCGTCGCTCTTTCCCAACACCGATCCGCAACCCGACGATGCCCGCGCAGTGCGCCGGATTACGCCCGATCCGCTGCCGCCAGAGGCACCGTTTGACCGGATCACGCTCACAATTCCCGCTTTGCTCAATTGCCCGTCCATCATCTTCGTAATCCGCGGTGATGAAAAGCGCGCCGTTTTTGATGCGGCCGCGGCTGGCGATAGCGACTTGCCGGTCGCCCGCCTTTTGGCGCAAGCCAAAACGTGGGAGCCGGAAGCGCCCCGTATCACCTGCTTCACATAA
- a CDS encoding NUDIX domain-containing protein, with protein sequence MTNIIPAPLQRALMPFAHKVRHRWRVWRGTPIEGVSVVVTNLNGDVLLLRHSYGPKVWALPGGGLKAGEDPAECARREVMEELSIKVTNVQSLGSIEEELSGSPHTAHLFSATCNARPKPDGREVDEARFFPSHSLPEPLGEVTRRRLGVWKKRGTGTPS encoded by the coding sequence ATGACGAACATCATCCCCGCTCCGCTGCAACGCGCGCTCATGCCTTTCGCACACAAAGTGCGGCATCGCTGGCGTGTCTGGCGGGGCACGCCGATTGAGGGTGTGAGCGTGGTGGTCACCAATTTGAATGGCGATGTCCTGCTGCTGCGGCACTCATACGGGCCGAAAGTGTGGGCATTGCCGGGTGGAGGATTGAAGGCAGGAGAGGATCCTGCCGAGTGCGCACGGCGAGAGGTGATGGAAGAGCTTTCGATCAAAGTTACCAATGTTCAATCGCTCGGGTCGATTGAAGAGGAATTGTCAGGTTCCCCGCACACGGCGCACCTTTTCAGCGCGACCTGCAATGCGCGGCCTAAACCGGATGGACGCGAGGTGGACGAAGCACGGTTTTTCCCTTCGCATTCGCTTCCTGAACCGCTCGGTGAGGTGACCCGCAGGCGGCTTGGTGTCTGGAAGAAGCGGGGAACCGGCACACCCAGTTAA
- the dinB gene encoding DNA polymerase IV, with amino-acid sequence MPDHTPDKDDEAAMGLRKIIHVDMDAFFASVEQRDNPELRGKPVAVGGSGGRGVVAAASYEARKFGVKSAMPSVTAKRLCPDLIFVRHRFDAYKEASRQIRAVFEHHTPHVEPLSLDEAYLDVTEDRLGIGSATRIADLIRQEIRAKTQLTASAGVSYNKFLAKLASDQNKPDGVCVIRPGQGADFVAGLPIRRFHGVGPKAEEKMKRLGIETGADLAAKDIEFLRANFGSFADYLFRAARGIDLRPVSAHRVRKSVGGERTFSEDISSGAMLRETLENIIDIVWERIENAKARGRTVTLKMKYTDFQTMTRSKSVTHWVESKEEVGKLGRELLEEALPLPMPIRLMGLTLSNLDHGDAKEPEKDSAQLSLL; translated from the coding sequence ATGCCAGACCACACGCCCGACAAAGATGATGAAGCCGCGATGGGCCTTCGCAAGATCATCCATGTCGATATGGATGCCTTCTTCGCGAGCGTGGAGCAGCGCGATAATCCTGAATTGCGCGGCAAGCCAGTGGCGGTTGGCGGGTCCGGCGGGCGGGGTGTGGTGGCCGCAGCGAGCTATGAGGCGCGCAAATTCGGCGTCAAAAGCGCAATGCCATCGGTCACAGCGAAACGGCTTTGCCCCGATCTTATTTTCGTGCGGCACCGCTTTGACGCTTACAAAGAAGCCAGTCGGCAAATTCGTGCGGTGTTTGAACACCACACGCCGCATGTCGAACCGCTTAGTCTGGACGAAGCCTATCTGGATGTGACGGAAGACCGGCTCGGCATCGGCAGCGCCACACGGATCGCGGATCTGATCCGGCAGGAAATCCGCGCCAAGACGCAGCTGACAGCAAGCGCGGGGGTTTCCTACAACAAATTTCTCGCAAAACTGGCGAGCGATCAGAACAAACCGGATGGCGTATGCGTGATCCGGCCAGGCCAAGGCGCGGACTTCGTCGCGGGCCTGCCGATCCGGCGGTTTCATGGGGTCGGCCCAAAAGCCGAAGAGAAAATGAAGCGGCTCGGGATCGAAACGGGTGCCGATCTGGCGGCGAAAGATATCGAGTTTCTGCGCGCGAATTTTGGCTCTTTCGCGGATTACCTCTTCCGCGCTGCGCGGGGCATCGACCTCAGGCCAGTTAGCGCGCACCGGGTGCGCAAATCTGTTGGCGGAGAGCGGACGTTCAGCGAAGATATTTCGAGCGGCGCGATGCTGCGCGAAACGCTGGAAAACATTATCGATATTGTGTGGGAGCGGATAGAGAACGCCAAGGCGCGCGGGCGCACGGTCACGCTCAAAATGAAGTATACCGACTTTCAGACGATGACACGCTCGAAATCAGTCACGCATTGGGTCGAAAGCAAGGAAGAGGTCGGCAAACTGGGCCGGGAATTGCTCGAAGAGGCGCTTCCCTTACCTATGCCGATCCGATTGATGGGACTGACACTGTCGAACCTTGATCACGGTGATGCCAAAGAGCCGGAGAAAGACAGCGCCCAGCTTTCCCTGCTTTAA
- a CDS encoding multidrug effflux MFS transporter, with the protein MNASAASPIIRKSLGEREMIVLMALLMSLQAFGIDAMLPALGEMASDFGAGGNDRQQVIGAYFLGSGIGALFPGMFADRFGRRPVLAVCLAAYIGLSIACALATSFDALIAMRLAQGFSCAGLSVVPAAIVRDQVGGDRMARLMSLIMMIFLIVPIIAPAIGQVILIFAGWQAIFYAMAIVGTLVAAWVWLRLPETLTEETRQKINLSTVTANMGQALFNRQAIGYVIGSGLVFGSLFGFLNSSQQLIGEAFGMGDYFAVIFGGAVLGMVAANFLNSRIVERFGARRVSHTALFLFIGASLLQLWSANQPDQTIWQFVPLMSCNMAMLGFVGANFSSIAMQPFFHIAGAASSVHAALRMTLGAVLGVTIGAAYDGTTVPLAMSMLICSLLTLLIVLFSERGKLFTRPNG; encoded by the coding sequence ATGAACGCATCCGCCGCATCACCTATCATCCGCAAGTCCTTGGGCGAGCGTGAAATGATCGTGCTGATGGCGCTTTTGATGAGCCTTCAGGCGTTTGGCATTGACGCGATGCTGCCCGCGCTAGGCGAGATGGCAAGCGATTTTGGCGCTGGCGGCAATGATCGTCAGCAAGTGATCGGCGCGTACTTCCTGGGTTCGGGAATAGGCGCGCTTTTTCCGGGGATGTTTGCGGACCGTTTTGGCCGCCGTCCGGTGCTTGCGGTCTGTCTAGCCGCCTATATCGGCCTTTCGATTGCCTGCGCATTGGCGACCAGTTTCGACGCGCTGATCGCGATGCGTTTAGCGCAGGGTTTTAGCTGCGCAGGATTAAGTGTCGTTCCTGCGGCCATCGTTCGTGACCAAGTCGGCGGTGACCGTATGGCGCGGTTGATGAGCCTGATCATGATGATTTTCCTTATCGTGCCGATCATCGCGCCGGCGATCGGTCAGGTCATCCTGATCTTCGCAGGTTGGCAGGCGATTTTCTACGCCATGGCGATAGTCGGGACGCTGGTCGCTGCGTGGGTTTGGTTGCGTCTGCCAGAAACTTTGACCGAGGAAACTCGCCAGAAAATCAACCTTTCCACTGTGACGGCGAATATGGGCCAAGCGCTCTTTAACCGTCAGGCGATTGGCTATGTCATTGGCAGCGGACTGGTGTTCGGGTCGCTGTTCGGCTTCCTCAATTCGTCGCAACAACTGATCGGCGAAGCATTCGGAATGGGTGACTATTTCGCGGTGATATTTGGCGGAGCGGTATTGGGCATGGTTGCGGCCAATTTCCTCAACTCGCGCATCGTTGAACGGTTTGGCGCGCGCCGGGTTAGCCATACCGCGCTGTTCCTGTTTATCGGCGCCTCACTGCTGCAATTGTGGTCCGCCAATCAGCCGGATCAAACGATCTGGCAGTTCGTCCCATTGATGAGTTGCAACATGGCGATGCTGGGCTTTGTCGGGGCGAATTTCAGCTCAATCGCGATGCAGCCATTCTTCCATATTGCGGGCGCGGCCAGCTCCGTTCACGCGGCTCTGCGGATGACATTGGGCGCGGTGTTGGGCGTGACAATCGGCGCGGCCTATGACGGGACAACAGTTCCTCTCGCCATGTCGATGCTGATATGCTCGCTGCTTACGCTTTTGATCGTGCTGTTCAGCGAGCGCGGCAAGCTGTTTACGCGGCCCAACGGTTAG
- a CDS encoding carboxyl transferase domain-containing protein produces the protein MSWAKELEELRQREALAEQMGGADKVARQHSRGKMDARARLAALCDEGSFREIGKIAGKGYYDENGDLQGVTPAPFLFGKATVNGRPIVATADDFTIRGGAADAGIKRKMVQAEQMAHELKLPIVKMIDGTGGGGSVKTLEQIGATYIPAVPGWGDTVKNLDTVPVVALALGPTAGLGAARIVASHYSIMVRGLSQLFAAGPAVVDGLGASYKSADDHQQAKEELGGVDIHTRNGVVDDEVVSEAEAFARARHFLSFMPEHVGQLARRAAPTDPVDRREEALLSLVPHEPQQVYSMRRAMDMILDHGTVFEIGKNWGRAAITALARLDGYPVAVIASDPSYLGGSWEAKTSEKVERFVKLADQFRLPIVHLVDNPGFMIGREAEMAGTIRYGVQAMNAIYKATVPLASIVMRRAYGIAGSAMSNADLYQYRFCWPSGDWGSLPIAGGLEVAYKSELAASDDPAGELEAIKERLNKVTSPFRSAELFNVEDIIDPRDTRPLLCEFAELAWRNLRSET, from the coding sequence ATGAGTTGGGCAAAAGAACTCGAAGAACTTCGCCAACGCGAAGCCCTTGCCGAACAGATGGGCGGCGCGGACAAGGTCGCGCGCCAACACTCGCGCGGAAAAATGGATGCCCGCGCGCGGCTCGCGGCGCTTTGCGACGAAGGCTCGTTCCGCGAAATCGGCAAGATCGCTGGCAAGGGCTATTACGACGAAAACGGTGATCTTCAGGGCGTAACCCCTGCCCCGTTCCTGTTCGGCAAAGCCACCGTCAATGGTCGGCCCATCGTTGCCACAGCCGATGATTTCACTATTCGCGGCGGCGCGGCGGATGCGGGGATCAAACGCAAGATGGTTCAGGCCGAGCAGATGGCGCACGAGCTGAAACTGCCCATAGTCAAGATGATCGACGGCACCGGCGGTGGCGGCTCGGTCAAAACGCTCGAACAGATTGGCGCGACTTATATTCCGGCAGTTCCCGGCTGGGGCGATACGGTCAAGAACCTCGACACCGTGCCCGTTGTGGCGCTGGCGCTTGGCCCGACGGCCGGGCTCGGTGCGGCGAGGATCGTTGCCAGTCACTACTCGATCATGGTGCGCGGGCTCTCGCAATTATTCGCCGCTGGCCCCGCTGTCGTTGACGGTCTCGGTGCAAGCTACAAAAGTGCGGACGATCACCAGCAGGCCAAGGAAGAGCTTGGCGGGGTCGACATTCACACCCGCAACGGTGTGGTCGATGATGAGGTCGTGAGCGAAGCCGAAGCTTTCGCGAGGGCGCGCCATTTCCTTAGCTTTATGCCCGAACATGTCGGGCAGCTTGCCCGCCGCGCTGCGCCAACCGATCCGGTGGACCGGCGCGAGGAGGCATTGCTCAGCCTTGTCCCGCACGAGCCACAACAAGTCTATTCCATGCGCCGCGCGATGGACATGATCCTCGATCACGGCACCGTGTTTGAAATCGGCAAGAACTGGGGCCGCGCTGCGATCACTGCGCTCGCCCGTCTCGATGGCTATCCAGTCGCAGTTATCGCCAGCGATCCAAGCTATCTGGGCGGATCGTGGGAAGCCAAAACAAGCGAGAAGGTCGAACGCTTTGTGAAGCTTGCCGACCAGTTCCGGTTGCCCATCGTCCATCTCGTCGACAATCCAGGCTTTATGATCGGGCGCGAGGCGGAGATGGCAGGCACAATCCGATACGGCGTGCAGGCGATGAACGCGATCTACAAAGCCACCGTCCCGCTCGCCAGTATCGTGATGCGCCGCGCATACGGGATAGCGGGCAGCGCGATGAGTAATGCGGACCTCTATCAATACCGCTTCTGCTGGCCGTCGGGCGATTGGGGCAGCCTGCCTATCGCGGGCGGGCTGGAAGTCGCATACAAATCCGAACTCGCAGCCAGCGATGATCCCGCAGGTGAGCTGGAAGCGATCAAGGAACGGCTGAACAAGGTCACGTCGCCCTTCCGCAGCGCGGAATTGTTCAATGTAGAAGACATCATCGACCCGCGCGATACACGGCCATTGCTGTGCGAATTTGCCGAACTCGCTTGGCGTAATCTACGCAGCGAAACCTAA
- a CDS encoding acetyl/propionyl/methylcrotonyl-CoA carboxylase subunit alpha codes for MIKKLLIANRGEIACRIIRTAREMGVATVAVYSDADAKALHVRQADEAVHIGPSPAAESYLVGEKIIAAAKETGAEAIHPGYGFLSENADFARAVIDAGLIWVGPKPESIEAMGLKDAAKERMIAAGVPVTPGYLGEDQSVERLKKEADAIGYPVLIKAVAGGGGKGMRKVDAPENFEADLESCRREAKASFSNDEVLLEKWITSPRHIEVQVFGDSHGNVVHLFERDCSLQRRHQKVIEEAPAPGMDEATREEICAAAVRAAKAVDYEGAGTIEFIADASEGLRADRIFFMEMNTRLQVEHPVTEEITGVDLVEWQLRVASGEPIPLKQEELSINGHAIEARLYAEDPAKGFLPSTGRLEHFDLGDEGRIETSVEEGSDISPFYDPMIAKLIVHAVDRNTAISDLANVCAGVEVYPVRSNASFLVNLLEMDEFGSAQLDTGLIAAKGDALLHSEPSAAVEMAAASWRIEEFEAKDWDRDILPKANGVFGFRLNAEPALARVAMHLNGEVRHLSVAATGDDDRFAVEVDGRQDFSEVTHLPTTHGDVADDQPDGEILIFERGAAHVVSFARERGTGAASAADGAILSPMPGKVIAVDVSDGQAVKAGDRLMVLEAMKMEHALTAPFDGTVTQLAASEGGQVQVEAVLCVVEPDE; via the coding sequence ATGATCAAGAAACTCCTGATTGCCAATCGCGGCGAGATCGCCTGCCGCATCATCCGCACTGCGCGCGAGATGGGCGTGGCGACTGTCGCGGTCTATTCCGATGCCGATGCCAAGGCGCTGCATGTGCGCCAAGCCGACGAGGCCGTGCATATTGGCCCCTCACCCGCTGCAGAAAGCTATCTGGTCGGTGAGAAGATTATCGCAGCGGCGAAGGAAACCGGCGCAGAGGCGATCCATCCCGGCTACGGCTTTTTGTCAGAGAATGCAGACTTCGCCCGCGCGGTGATCGACGCTGGCCTAATTTGGGTCGGGCCGAAGCCTGAGAGCATCGAGGCGATGGGCCTCAAAGATGCTGCCAAAGAGCGCATGATCGCTGCAGGTGTACCCGTCACTCCGGGCTATCTTGGCGAAGACCAGTCGGTCGAACGCTTGAAGAAGGAGGCCGACGCCATCGGCTATCCAGTGCTGATCAAGGCGGTCGCTGGCGGCGGCGGTAAGGGTATGCGCAAAGTCGACGCGCCCGAGAATTTCGAAGCCGATCTAGAAAGCTGCCGGCGCGAGGCCAAGGCGAGCTTTTCCAATGACGAAGTGCTGCTGGAAAAGTGGATCACCTCGCCCCGGCATATCGAGGTGCAGGTCTTCGGCGACAGCCACGGCAATGTCGTCCACCTGTTCGAGCGCGATTGCTCGCTGCAACGTCGTCACCAAAAAGTGATCGAGGAAGCCCCTGCCCCCGGTATGGACGAGGCCACCCGCGAAGAAATCTGCGCCGCCGCCGTGCGCGCCGCGAAAGCGGTCGATTACGAAGGCGCGGGCACGATTGAATTCATCGCCGACGCCAGCGAAGGCCTGCGCGCCGACCGCATCTTCTTTATGGAGATGAACACTAGGCTCCAGGTGGAGCACCCGGTGACCGAAGAGATCACCGGCGTGGACTTGGTGGAATGGCAGCTGCGCGTCGCGAGCGGCGAGCCAATCCCGCTGAAGCAGGAAGAACTGAGCATCAATGGCCACGCCATCGAAGCGCGGCTCTATGCGGAGGATCCGGCGAAGGGGTTTTTGCCGAGCACGGGGCGGTTGGAGCATTTTGATCTTGGTGATGAAGGCCGGATTGAAACTAGTGTCGAAGAAGGTAGTGACATTTCGCCGTTCTACGATCCGATGATCGCAAAACTCATTGTTCACGCAGTTGATCGAAATACAGCAATCTCAGACCTTGCGAACGTCTGTGCTGGCGTTGAAGTTTATCCTGTTCGTTCGAATGCTTCGTTTTTGGTGAATTTGCTTGAAATGGACGAGTTCGGATCGGCGCAACTGGACACCGGTCTGATTGCTGCGAAAGGCGACGCGCTGCTCCATTCCGAGCCTTCAGCCGCTGTCGAAATGGCGGCAGCAAGCTGGCGCATTGAAGAGTTCGAGGCAAAGGACTGGGATCGCGATATTTTGCCCAAAGCAAACGGCGTTTTTGGTTTCCGTCTGAATGCAGAGCCAGCACTAGCTCGCGTAGCCATGCACTTGAATGGTGAAGTCAGACACTTGTCCGTCGCAGCGACTGGTGATGATGATCGCTTTGCTGTTGAGGTCGATGGAAGGCAAGATTTCAGCGAAGTCACTCATCTGCCAACCACACATGGCGATGTTGCCGATGACCAGCCTGACGGCGAAATCCTGATTTTCGAAAGGGGTGCCGCTCATGTCGTCAGCTTCGCGCGCGAACGCGGCACTGGCGCAGCCTCCGCCGCCGATGGCGCGATCCTCTCACCTATGCCGGGCAAGGTTATCGCGGTCGATGTGAGCGATGGCCAAGCGGTTAAAGCGGGCGACCGGCTGATGGTGCTCGAAGCGATGAAGATGGAGCACGCTCTCACCGCGCCGTTTGACGGCACCGTGACGCAGCTTGCCGCGTCTGAAGGCGGGCAAGTGCAGGTCGAGGCGGTGCTTTGTGTGGTGGAGCCTGACGAGTGA